Within Lolium rigidum isolate FL_2022 chromosome 5, APGP_CSIRO_Lrig_0.1, whole genome shotgun sequence, the genomic segment GTTGGTGTGTGCTCAGAAAAACATCCCCAAAAATAGACTCCCTCTGTCTATAAAATGATGTCGGAGATTTGtttaattcggatgtatctatacactaaagattgtctaaatacatttaaatttagacaaactttcggcatccttttatggacagaggtagtatatgaTCAAAGGCATTGCTATAATGCATAGATTGATGCAGAGATAGTCTGTTGATATATTCCCAAGTGAAAGAGGGCAATGATACTATAAATGGTAAACATCACTGTAGAGCTGAAGCTAAAACAATCTAACATGAATAGTGTATAACCAAAATGACAGATTGCCTCATCCTTTACTAGAAGGTGAATGGAATAATTGAGGAAATTAAGGGTTGAGGAATCTTTACCTCCCCAGCTTGAGCATGAAGAACATGAGCTGTAAATCCAGCTCCTGCCAAAGCTGCAAATAGTAATAGTAATTCAATCAGTGTTtccaaataataataataataataattcatCAAGAACATGACCAAATATGCATCCACAGAACTCAAAAGAAGCAGGATGAGACAGTTTGAAATTTCAGTTCAAAATAGACGTATAAGACTTCAGTTATATTGATGTAAACTTCAGCTCAAGAATAAAACACTCCAATACTACAAAGGATTCCTTAACTATGCATTTCATAAAAAAAACCACTGCAAGAATTCTTGCCTATATGACATTTATTTACTCTAATAAAGAAGAGGCGCCTGTTGAAAAAGCTGGAAGGGTATGAAAGTAATTTCCTGACCAATCGACCTGCAGTCTGCACACGGTACATCATTCCAGATCTAGTCAAAGCTAATCAGACAACCCCTCAGAGCCTAGGCAGTAATTTTGCAATTTCTAAAATGATAAATCAAATTGGAAAAGTGCAGGGAAATTATTCCTCTAATTTCGCCCTTCATGAACTTCAAAACAGTAATTAAAACTCAACAGAAAAATGGAGAAGTTTAGGGAGAATTTACCAATGAAATCCAGAGGAGACGGTGGCGGCTTGGGCTTGTTGGTGGAGCCCTTTGGCCGTCCCCTCTTCTTCATCCCTACCGGCGCCACGCCGAGGGCAGTGCCCGCCGCCGACATAGGAGACGGCGAGAAAGGCCCAAAAGTGCCGGGCGCCGGCTCCGCCGGATTGGGCACAGGCACCAATGCCAGCGCCATGGAGCCGTCGTCGCCGTACTTCCTTGGCCGGCCGCGCTTCTTCTTGGCTGACTCATCCATGTTGTTCACCAGGAAAGCCGGCGAGCCATTGCCTCCTGCGGCAGCCGAGTCGGGGACAGGCGCCCCGCCGCCCACGGGCTGGTACGTCTCCGTCGGCGGCGGAGCTGAGCTCACCGGCGCGAAAAAGGGAGTTCCGTCCGGGCCGTAAGCCATGCGCATGGTGCCATGCATGGGGCCGGAGGACGGCGGCGTGGGCGGGCTATTGGGCAGCCCGAACGGCTCCCTCCCCGCCATCACTCCTTGCTGGTCCGACGACGCCCTCACCTCCATCATTCCTCAACAGAGCAGAAGCAGAAGCAGAGCTCCTACTCAGaagaaacaagctcaagaactaTAATAAAACCATAAACCCCGCGCCACACAGAGCTCGAAATCTTTAGGGACGAACAGAAGAGCTCGGAGTTTGCAGCTTGTATATCTTGGAATGGGTGGAAAGAAGCCGCAAATGACGGGAAAACGGAAAACAAAATGGGAGGAATAAACGGCAAACCAGAGAGAAATGGAAAAATAATGCGGAGTGGTTTTAAATCTAAGCCTGGATAAGAGGATTTGTCAAATAAAGAACAGAAATTGC encodes:
- the LOC124655530 gene encoding AT-hook motif nuclear-localized protein 10-like; the encoded protein is MMEVRASSDQQGVMAGREPFGLPNSPPTPPSSGPMHGTMRMAYGPDGTPFFAPVSSAPPPTETYQPVGGGAPVPDSAAAGGNGSPAFLVNNMDESAKKKRGRPRKYGDDGSMALALVPVPNPAEPAPGTFGPFSPSPMSAAGTALGVAPVGMKKRGRPKGSTNKPKPPPSPLDFIALAGAGFTAHVLHAQAGEDVAAKIMAFSQQGSRGICVLSANGAISNVSLRQAATSGGTATYEGRFEILSLSGSFLVQEMGGHRTRTGGLSVSLAGPDGRVLGGGVAGVLIACTPIQIVVGSFSPDTGEKKAKKQHAAPPEPASAPPKLAPIAPVPIGVGMGPSSPPSRGTLSESSGGPGSPMNQGGAATATASNSNNSQQGGLSSMSWK